A genomic region of Desulfatiglans sp. contains the following coding sequences:
- the flgK gene encoding flagellar hook-associated protein FlgK produces the protein MSGIGLVLNLAKDAILTQQYAIDVISHNIANVSTEGYARQVPMLEAQNAAPYAGHLFGRGVKLSDIQSVTNAFIEKRLQSATSNLSMMSEKETYMNIMETIFTENSGNSISNQLSQFWNALNDLNNNPSGIPERNILTEYASLLAQSFQDTNSDLLNLSKEVNNSIEVSINSINEILDQIADINKQIQLVRITGNPNDLINKRDLLVKDLSTYLDINTYEYEDGTISVSSNKGFMLVNKQASYHLDFNGVDITWSTNSTPITDNINGGKLGGWLDIRDEIIPKFKSDLDELAKAIIWEVNKIHSQGVGLNGFTSVTGTYKVTDSSEAIGSIDSGLDYYDRIKDGSFKIWLYNADGDVELEATIPVDTGTSLDVLRSVIDGYTGLNASITNGSLNIQADAGYTFAFSDDNSNILAALGINTFFKASNARDMGLNDMIIADKNYIAAGIISNGEIYPGDNTNSLNLANLQYQNVSVKKWIYSRGESPTSLDVTNITMDNYYHQMVGSIGIESQSVQREKAYTLAIQQEMQATRDNISAVSLDEEMTNLIKYQHAYMAAAKLITTAQQMLDEILKTV, from the coding sequence ATGAGCGGAATTGGCCTTGTACTTAATCTTGCAAAGGACGCAATACTTACACAGCAATATGCAATTGATGTGATTTCCCATAATATTGCAAATGTAAGCACTGAAGGGTATGCAAGACAGGTTCCAATGCTTGAGGCCCAGAATGCTGCGCCGTATGCAGGTCATTTATTCGGCAGGGGTGTAAAGCTGAGTGATATTCAGAGCGTTACAAATGCATTCATTGAAAAGCGTCTGCAGTCAGCAACAAGCAATCTCTCCATGATGTCTGAAAAAGAGACCTATATGAATATCATGGAGACTATCTTCACAGAAAATTCAGGCAACAGTATAAGCAATCAGCTTAGCCAATTCTGGAATGCCCTTAATGACCTGAATAATAACCCTTCAGGAATACCTGAAAGAAACATACTGACTGAATACGCATCTCTTCTTGCCCAGAGTTTTCAGGATACTAACAGTGATCTTCTAAACTTAAGCAAAGAGGTTAACAACTCGATAGAGGTAAGCATCAACTCCATAAATGAAATACTGGATCAGATTGCCGATATAAATAAACAGATACAACTGGTACGAATTACAGGGAATCCAAATGATCTGATAAATAAAAGGGATCTTCTGGTAAAAGATCTGTCCACTTATTTAGATATCAATACCTATGAATATGAAGACGGGACCATTTCTGTCAGCAGCAATAAGGGTTTTATGCTGGTCAACAAGCAGGCATCATATCACCTTGACTTTAATGGGGTTGATATTACATGGTCAACCAATTCAACCCCGATAACTGATAATATTAATGGCGGTAAGCTTGGCGGATGGCTCGATATAAGGGATGAGATAATTCCGAAGTTCAAGTCTGACCTTGATGAACTTGCAAAGGCAATAATATGGGAAGTTAACAAAATTCACAGCCAGGGAGTGGGGCTTAACGGATTTACCTCTGTCACAGGAACTTATAAAGTTACAGATTCATCTGAAGCTATTGGGAGCATTGATTCAGGACTTGACTATTATGACAGGATTAAAGATGGGAGCTTCAAGATCTGGTTATATAATGCTGACGGCGATGTTGAGTTAGAGGCAACAATACCTGTTGACACAGGTACATCCCTTGATGTCCTCAGATCTGTAATAGACGGGTATACTGGCTTGAACGCCTCAATTACAAATGGTTCACTGAATATCCAGGCTGACGCCGGTTACACCTTCGCCTTTTCAGATGACAACAGCAATATACTTGCAGCGCTCGGTATAAATACATTTTTTAAAGCCTCAAATGCCAGGGATATGGGGTTAAACGATATGATTATTGCCGATAAAAACTATATTGCAGCAGGCATAATAAGCAATGGGGAGATATATCCCGGAGATAACACAAATTCACTTAATCTGGCAAACCTCCAGTATCAAAATGTATCTGTAAAAAAATGGATCTATTCAAGGGGTGAGAGCCCAACCTCACTTGATGTTACAAATATTACAATGGATAATTATTATCATCAGATGGTAGGTTCAATAGGCATAGAGAGCCAGAGTGTACAAAGGGAAAAGGCCTATACCCTGGCGATACAGCAGGAGATGCAGGCGACAAGGGACAATATCTCCGCTGTTTCTCTGGATGAGGAGATGACAAACCTGATCAAGTATCAGCATGCCTATATGGCTGCTGCCAAATTAATAACCACCGCGCAGCAGATGCTTGATGAAATTTTAAAAACGGTATAA
- the serC gene encoding 3-phosphoserine/phosphohydroxythreonine transaminase, which translates to MTNRIFNFNAGPSALPLPVLEQAKEELLDFNGTGMSITEISHRSTAFDEVIDTAIARVKRLLNLDENYSVLFIQGGASMQFCMVPMNVSVAGKPVDYINTGTWSTAAIKEAKIQGLDTRVLASSEDRNFSYIPYDVKEDGNAAYLHFTSNNTIKGTQWAKFPEPNGVPLISDMSSDFLSREFDAKPFGLIYAGAQKNIGPAGAAMVIIRKDMLERTPKNIPTFLKYTTFSENNSMFNTPPCFVIYITGLVLKWLEETIGGLKNMEKLNDEKAETLYSFLDSSGFYRGTADKDSRSKMNVTFRLPTEDLEKRFVSAATKAGLEGLKGHRSVGGCRASLYNATTIEAVKSLVQFMKNFEKKEG; encoded by the coding sequence ATGACAAACAGAATTTTTAATTTTAATGCAGGCCCTTCTGCCCTTCCCCTGCCGGTACTGGAACAGGCAAAAGAGGAATTACTTGATTTCAATGGAACAGGGATGTCCATAACAGAAATCAGCCACAGATCAACTGCCTTTGATGAGGTGATAGATACTGCCATAGCAAGGGTAAAAAGACTTTTAAACCTTGATGAAAATTACAGTGTGCTCTTTATCCAGGGCGGGGCCAGTATGCAGTTCTGCATGGTGCCTATGAATGTGAGTGTTGCAGGAAAACCTGTTGACTATATAAACACAGGCACATGGTCAACAGCCGCCATAAAAGAGGCAAAGATACAGGGGCTGGATACAAGGGTACTTGCCTCTTCTGAGGACAGGAATTTTTCATATATCCCTTACGATGTAAAAGAGGATGGCAATGCCGCATATCTTCACTTTACCTCCAATAACACTATAAAGGGCACACAGTGGGCCAAGTTCCCGGAACCCAACGGTGTTCCCCTTATATCAGACATGTCTTCAGATTTTTTAAGCAGGGAATTTGATGCTAAACCCTTTGGACTCATATATGCCGGTGCACAGAAGAATATCGGGCCAGCGGGCGCTGCAATGGTTATCATAAGAAAGGATATGCTTGAGAGGACACCTAAAAACATCCCGACCTTTTTGAAATATACAACATTTTCTGAAAATAACTCCATGTTCAATACACCACCATGCTTTGTTATCTATATAACAGGGCTTGTTCTTAAATGGCTTGAAGAGACAATAGGCGGTCTTAAAAACATGGAAAAGCTTAATGATGAAAAGGCTGAAACCCTTTACTCATTCCTTGACAGCTCCGGCTTTTACAGGGGCACTGCTGATAAAGACAGCAGGTCAAAGATGAATGTCACATTCAGGTTGCCTACCGAAGATCTTGAAAAGCGGTTTGTCTCCGCTGCAACAAAGGCTGGCCTGGAAGGTCTTAAAGGACACCGTTCTGTTGGCGGATGCAGGGCCTCCCTTTATAATGCAACCACCATAGAGGCGGTAAAGAGTCTTGTTCAATTCATGAAGAACTTTGAAAAGAAAGAGGGGTAG
- a CDS encoding flagellar basal body L-ring protein FlgH, translating into MVKVIFIITILCITAVTGCASKVPQRQTMMPAVMPSVNAVAYDRDINKREPESLAGIFSDEVSRDFYQDLRAHKVGDLVTVNIVETSKASKSAATQTGRNSSIDAGIQNMLGWEGKIKNITSLGNSDARNAFNSSSMLKGSLTNSFNGTGQTSRGDSMTASITAKVIDVKPNGNLLIEGIREIRVNSETQIIILSGFIRPVDISQDNTVLSSYIGDAKIEYLGTGVISDKQRPGWLTRAADIIWPF; encoded by the coding sequence ATGGTAAAAGTAATTTTTATAATAACTATCCTCTGCATCACAGCAGTAACAGGCTGTGCCTCAAAAGTACCCCAGAGGCAGACCATGATGCCGGCAGTAATGCCCTCGGTAAATGCTGTAGCGTATGACAGGGATATTAATAAGAGAGAACCTGAATCGCTTGCAGGCATTTTTTCTGATGAAGTATCCAGGGATTTTTATCAGGACCTCCGCGCCCATAAGGTGGGTGATCTTGTTACTGTTAATATTGTTGAGACTTCCAAGGCCAGCAAATCTGCTGCAACACAGACAGGAAGAAACTCATCTATTGATGCTGGCATTCAGAATATGCTGGGCTGGGAAGGTAAAATTAAAAATATCACATCACTGGGAAACAGCGATGCACGTAATGCATTTAACAGTTCGAGCATGCTGAAGGGTTCACTTACCAACAGTTTTAACGGCACAGGGCAGACTTCAAGAGGCGACAGCATGACTGCATCAATAACTGCGAAGGTTATTGATGTAAAACCAAATGGCAATCTGCTTATAGAGGGGATAAGGGAGATAAGGGTCAACAGTGAAACACAGATAATTATTCTCTCCGGTTTCATCAGGCCGGTTGATATATCACAGGATAACACTGTACTTTCAAGTTACATAGGGGATGCAAAAATCGAGTATCTTGGAACCGGGGTAATAAGTGACAAACAGCGTCCCGGCTGGCTTACAAGGGCAGCAGACATTATATGGCCCTTTTAA
- a CDS encoding peptidoglycan DD-metalloendopeptidase family protein has product MKDISIKSFDQPSALKIADQKDAKLKKACIDFEALFTYEMLKSMRKSIEKCDLFHGGQAEEIYESMLDQELSQNMAGKGSNSISETLYNQLKNINLTEQAKNAIPGTIDRVRETSTRPVWPLDGKISSSFGFRKDPFTGKRKFHAGMDLAAKEGSDIKAVMSGRVQMVDEQKGYGKVLVLDHGEGYATLYAHNSDITVKSGDWVQKGAIIAKVGSTGRSTGPHLHFEVRKDGQRLDPEKFFKL; this is encoded by the coding sequence ATGAAAGATATCTCCATAAAATCATTTGATCAGCCTTCAGCACTAAAAATTGCCGATCAAAAAGATGCCAAGCTGAAAAAGGCATGTATTGATTTTGAGGCTCTATTTACCTATGAGATGCTTAAAAGCATGAGAAAAAGCATAGAGAAATGCGATCTCTTTCATGGTGGACAGGCAGAGGAGATATATGAATCAATGCTTGACCAGGAGCTATCGCAGAATATGGCTGGAAAAGGGAGCAACAGCATCAGCGAAACTTTATATAATCAGCTCAAAAATATCAATTTGACCGAACAGGCAAAAAATGCAATTCCCGGAACTATCGACAGGGTCAGGGAAACCAGCACACGCCCTGTATGGCCTCTTGATGGAAAGATATCCTCATCGTTTGGCTTTAGAAAAGATCCGTTTACCGGAAAAAGAAAATTCCATGCAGGAATGGATCTGGCCGCTAAAGAGGGCTCTGATATTAAAGCTGTTATGTCTGGCCGGGTACAGATGGTAGATGAGCAGAAGGGATATGGCAAGGTCCTGGTTCTTGATCATGGAGAGGGTTATGCAACACTCTATGCCCATAACAGTGATATCACTGTAAAGAGCGGTGACTGGGTACAAAAGGGTGCAATCATTGCAAAGGTAGGCTCAACAGGCAGAAGCACAGGCCCGCACCTTCACTTTGAGGTAAGAAAGGACGGGCAGAGGCTTGACCCTGAAAAATTCTTTAAATTATGA
- the flgA gene encoding flagellar basal body P-ring formation protein FlgA translates to MIINTFKSVKYSLTLFTACMLFSSLSLSLEIRVKDKALIDGDKVNLGDIAIFEPSDDIRVDRLRAIEISASPAPDTIRKIEKELVMYRVAHHISGNKDITLKMAEGIVVERESQVISGKSLEKIFTDYVRKNSPFDQDQIIIENINTPSSIAFPKGRLDWEITEKQNNNYSGNISINVEFYLEGEPQRKIVLSGKVGIIKEVIKATRNINKGEVITSKDITLVSEKGKNNKNSISGIEDVIGKRATRRIQVDQTIQNGMVMVPPAIEKGAQVMIRAENEKLVITASGKALEEGSVGDQIKVLNIASGKEIIATVKRTNLVQVQF, encoded by the coding sequence ATGATAATTAATACTTTCAAGTCAGTCAAATATTCGTTAACTCTGTTTACAGCATGCATGCTGTTTTCATCCTTATCTCTTTCTCTTGAAATCAGGGTAAAGGATAAGGCGCTTATTGATGGTGACAAAGTCAATCTTGGTGATATAGCTATTTTTGAGCCATCAGATGATATACGCGTTGACAGGTTAAGGGCGATTGAAATCTCAGCGTCCCCTGCCCCTGATACAATACGTAAGATTGAAAAAGAGCTCGTTATGTACAGGGTGGCCCATCATATCAGCGGGAATAAGGATATTACCCTTAAAATGGCTGAAGGTATTGTTGTTGAAAGAGAATCACAGGTTATCTCAGGTAAAAGTCTTGAGAAGATATTCACAGATTATGTGCGTAAAAATTCACCCTTTGATCAGGATCAGATAATAATAGAAAACATAAATACACCATCATCTATAGCATTCCCAAAAGGAAGGCTGGATTGGGAGATAACAGAAAAACAGAACAATAATTATTCAGGAAATATCTCAATTAATGTGGAATTTTATTTAGAAGGTGAGCCACAGAGAAAGATAGTCCTCTCAGGAAAGGTCGGGATCATTAAAGAGGTTATAAAAGCGACCAGAAACATCAATAAAGGAGAGGTTATCACATCAAAGGATATAACCCTTGTATCAGAAAAAGGGAAAAACAATAAAAACTCAATATCAGGGATTGAAGATGTTATTGGAAAAAGAGCCACCAGAAGAATCCAGGTAGATCAGACTATCCAGAACGGTATGGTAATGGTACCCCCTGCTATCGAAAAGGGTGCTCAGGTAATGATAAGGGCCGAAAATGAAAAACTTGTCATAACTGCCTCAGGAAAGGCTCTTGAAGAGGGCAGCGTTGGTGACCAGATAAAAGTATTGAACATTGCAAGTGGCAAAGAAATAATAGCAACAGTAAAAAGAACTAATCTTGTACAGGTACAGTTCTGA
- a CDS encoding ferredoxin — MGRKVRIDENECIGCGSCADLCPDVFELNHELEKAFVKKPEGGDEACILDAMGECPMSCIFWD, encoded by the coding sequence ATGGGCAGAAAGGTTAGGATAGATGAAAATGAGTGCATAGGGTGCGGGAGCTGCGCTGATTTGTGTCCTGATGTATTTGAATTAAATCATGAACTTGAAAAGGCCTTTGTGAAAAAACCTGAAGGCGGTGATGAGGCCTGCATACTGGATGCAATGGGAGAGTGCCCCATGTCATGTATATTCTGGGATTAA
- the flgF gene encoding flagellar basal-body rod protein FlgF has protein sequence MINGMLESSRGCMKEEFRMDIISSNLSNINVIGFKKDRISFQNILDKTSMSANAPANVTIRPDMEQGDLNGTGNALDLAITGKGFFKVNTENGIRYTRKGNFTLDQDGMLTTQSGDKVMGKSGPIKITGENISIDRKGNIQTDDGIISQLDVVDFENYKGLSKEGKTFFINQFDEPEIELPTETAISQGYTELSNVNAADEMVNMIHATRAFESYQKAMRTIDDLNNQAINQVGKLR, from the coding sequence ATGATAAACGGAATGCTTGAATCTTCCAGGGGTTGCATGAAAGAAGAATTCAGGATGGATATAATATCCAGCAACCTATCAAATATCAACGTTATCGGTTTCAAAAAAGACAGGATCTCTTTTCAGAATATCCTTGACAAGACATCAATGTCCGCCAATGCGCCCGCAAATGTAACAATAAGGCCTGATATGGAGCAGGGTGACCTGAATGGTACAGGAAACGCGCTTGATCTTGCTATTACAGGAAAGGGTTTTTTCAAGGTCAACACTGAAAATGGCATAAGATATACCAGAAAAGGTAATTTTACCCTTGACCAGGACGGTATGCTTACAACACAGAGCGGCGACAAGGTCATGGGCAAATCAGGCCCCATAAAGATAACTGGGGAAAATATAAGTATTGACAGAAAGGGCAATATCCAGACCGATGATGGTATAATCAGCCAGCTTGATGTTGTGGATTTTGAAAATTATAAAGGGCTCAGTAAAGAGGGAAAAACTTTTTTTATAAATCAGTTTGATGAGCCTGAAATAGAGCTCCCGACTGAGACAGCTATATCCCAGGGATACACAGAACTCTCAAATGTCAATGCAGCGGATGAAATGGTAAACATGATTCATGCTACAAGGGCATTTGAATCATACCAGAAGGCCATGAGGACTATTGATGATTTGAACAACCAGGCCATAAACCAGGTTGGAAAATTAAGATAA
- a CDS encoding flagellar protein FlgN, with protein MKNLYLKRVSLYEELLNCIKRESDNLINQDIKGIWSSLDEKKEILEAIEENNRSFPENYTVSPVPTDISRNDKNLIMDFKRKLMDLKQEIGTRINENISFINETLTFINDVFNTITNSDKKPDTYGRGQKSRNGTSNLIYHNEV; from the coding sequence ATGAAAAATCTATACCTAAAAAGGGTATCACTATATGAAGAGCTGCTTAACTGTATAAAAAGGGAGAGTGATAACCTTATAAACCAGGATATTAAGGGTATCTGGTCATCCCTGGATGAGAAAAAGGAGATACTGGAGGCTATAGAAGAAAATAACAGGAGCTTTCCTGAAAATTATACTGTGAGCCCTGTACCAACAGATATTTCTCGGAATGACAAGAATTTGATAATGGATTTCAAGCGAAAACTCATGGATTTAAAGCAGGAAATTGGCACAAGGATCAATGAAAACATATCATTTATCAATGAAACGCTCACTTTTATCAACGACGTGTTCAACACCATCACAAATAGTGATAAAAAACCTGATACATATGGACGGGGCCAGAAAAGTAGAAATGGAACATCTAACCTAATTTATCATAACGAGGTTTAA
- the flgG gene encoding flagellar basal-body rod protein FlgG, which yields MIRSLWTAASGMSAQKLNMDVIAQNLANVNTSGFKKSRADFEDLLYQNMKSPGADTSSGGQIPTGIQIGMGTRPVSVQKIFTQGDFQQTGNKLDMAIEGDGFFRVISNGEEVYTRAGSFKLDSEGYIVTSQGDRLQPEITIPQTAVDFTIDAGGMLSAMEEDGNTIAASGQINLYNFINPSGLKSLGGNYYSPTPASGEATEGTPGVDGLGTIVQNSLEISNVDVVEEMVNMIACQRAYEISSKSIRSADDMMQMANNIKR from the coding sequence ATGATAAGAAGCCTTTGGACAGCCGCATCAGGCATGTCAGCCCAGAAATTGAACATGGATGTTATCGCACAGAACCTTGCAAACGTAAATACCAGCGGGTTCAAAAAAAGCCGTGCGGATTTTGAAGACCTCCTGTATCAGAACATGAAGTCGCCGGGTGCTGACACAAGTTCAGGCGGACAGATACCTACAGGCATCCAGATCGGTATGGGCACAAGACCTGTATCAGTGCAGAAGATATTCACCCAGGGGGATTTCCAGCAGACAGGTAATAAACTGGATATGGCCATTGAAGGGGATGGTTTTTTCAGGGTAATCAGCAATGGCGAAGAGGTCTATACCAGGGCCGGCTCCTTTAAACTTGACAGTGAAGGATACATTGTGACCTCACAGGGTGACAGGCTTCAGCCGGAGATTACAATACCGCAAACTGCCGTGGATTTCACAATTGATGCAGGTGGTATGCTTTCAGCAATGGAAGAAGATGGTAACACTATTGCAGCTTCAGGGCAGATTAATCTGTATAACTTTATTAACCCCTCAGGGTTAAAAAGTCTTGGCGGTAATTATTACAGCCCCACCCCTGCATCAGGTGAGGCCACAGAGGGTACTCCCGGCGTGGATGGACTTGGCACAATTGTTCAGAATTCTCTTGAAATTTCAAATGTTGATGTTGTTGAAGAGATGGTGAACATGATCGCATGCCAGCGCGCCTATGAAATATCATCAAAATCCATCAGGTCTGCTGATGACATGATGCAGATGGCAAACAATATAAAGAGATAG
- the asnS gene encoding asparagine--tRNA ligase yields the protein MRRIRVAQLLSLDKGEDNITVMGWVRTRRDSKGGFSFIEVNDGSCLGNLQVVADSNLPNYQDEIIKIQTGCSVKVTGSAVPSPGKGQKMELQAKSIEVVGWADPETYPMQKKRHSFEFLRTIAHLRPRTNTFGAIARVRNAMSIAIHKFFQERGFLYIHTPILTGSDCEGAGDMFRVTRFELDKIPFKDGSPDFEQDFFGAPAQLTVSGQLEAEIYALAMGDVYTFGPTFRAENSNTSRHLAEFWMVEPEMAFCDLEGDIRTATEFIKYILKYVLENCQEDMEFFNNFIDKTIIETLENIICQDFRILTYTEAVDILSSSNEPFEFPVKWGSDLQAEHERFLCEKRFNRPVVLIDYPKDIKAFYMKLNEDNKTVRAMDVLFPKIGEIIGGSQREESYELLLSRIKENGLNPDDYWWYLELRKFGSAPHSGFGLGFERIIQFITGMGNIRDVIPFPRTPGNISF from the coding sequence TTGAGACGTATAAGGGTCGCCCAGCTCCTCTCCCTTGATAAGGGAGAGGACAATATCACGGTAATGGGGTGGGTAAGAACAAGGCGGGATTCAAAGGGAGGCTTCTCCTTTATTGAGGTCAATGATGGCTCCTGCCTTGGTAATCTCCAGGTTGTTGCCGACTCAAACCTGCCAAACTACCAGGATGAGATCATTAAAATCCAGACCGGATGCTCTGTAAAGGTAACCGGCAGCGCAGTACCTTCACCTGGCAAAGGCCAGAAAATGGAATTGCAGGCAAAAAGCATAGAGGTGGTTGGATGGGCAGACCCTGAAACATACCCCATGCAGAAAAAGAGGCACTCCTTTGAATTCCTTCGCACTATTGCACACTTAAGGCCACGTACAAATACCTTTGGGGCAATAGCCAGGGTACGAAATGCCATGAGCATTGCCATCCATAAATTCTTTCAGGAAAGGGGGTTTCTCTATATTCATACCCCTATCCTGACCGGAAGCGACTGCGAAGGCGCAGGTGACATGTTCCGGGTTACCCGATTTGAACTGGATAAGATACCCTTTAAAGATGGAAGCCCCGACTTTGAACAGGACTTTTTTGGGGCACCTGCCCAATTGACAGTAAGCGGTCAGCTTGAGGCAGAGATATATGCCCTCGCAATGGGTGATGTGTATACCTTTGGTCCAACATTCAGGGCTGAAAATTCCAATACATCACGCCATCTTGCAGAATTCTGGATGGTGGAACCTGAAATGGCCTTTTGTGACCTTGAGGGGGATATCAGGACTGCAACCGAATTTATCAAATATATATTAAAGTATGTCCTTGAAAACTGCCAAGAAGACATGGAATTCTTTAATAATTTTATTGATAAAACCATTATTGAAACCCTGGAAAATATCATATGTCAGGATTTCAGGATCCTGACATACACAGAGGCGGTAGATATACTCTCTTCTTCCAATGAACCATTTGAATTTCCCGTAAAATGGGGGAGCGATCTACAGGCGGAACATGAGAGATTCCTCTGTGAAAAGAGGTTTAACAGGCCTGTTGTTCTTATAGATTATCCTAAGGATATCAAGGCATTTTATATGAAACTTAATGAAGATAATAAGACAGTAAGGGCAATGGATGTTCTCTTCCCTAAGATTGGAGAAATCATTGGGGGAAGCCAGAGGGAAGAGAGCTATGAACTCCTTTTATCAAGGATAAAAGAGAATGGGCTTAATCCTGATGATTACTGGTGGTATCTTGAACTAAGAAAATTTGGTTCAGCACCTCATTCAGGATTTGGGCTGGGGTTTGAGCGGATCATCCAGTTTATTACAGGTATGGGAAATATAAGGGATGTAATCCCCTTCCCTCGCACACCTGGAAACATATCCTTTTAA
- a CDS encoding flagellar basal body P-ring protein FlgI codes for MKQVKNNRRLKLIILTVLVIAGYATCVSGARIKDIASFKGVRSNQLIGYGLVIGLNGTGDGNSTQFTTQTLANMMERLGIHTIPEKIKVDNVAGVIVTANLPPFSKKGSTIDVLVSSIGDAKSLQGGTLVMTPLKGADNNIYAIAQGALLVGGFASSGAAGGGVQKNHPTVARIPSGALIEREIAFDFNSLADITIALDRPDFTTALRVSEAINNTLGTKNAIPVDAGTIRIKIPETFAENHVTLVSSLEQIEIQPDMEARIVLSERTGTVIMGEKAMISPIAIAHGNLSVEIKEKKDVSQPAPFSQGETVVTPDTEVNVTEENNKFLLVSPEKADIGSVVKALNAIGVSPRDLITVFQAIKASGALQAELEII; via the coding sequence ATGAAACAGGTTAAAAATAATAGACGTTTAAAACTTATTATCCTTACGGTCCTTGTAATTGCAGGTTATGCAACATGTGTTTCAGGGGCAAGGATAAAGGATATTGCATCTTTCAAGGGTGTAAGAAGCAATCAGCTTATAGGTTACGGTCTTGTAATAGGCCTGAACGGAACAGGTGATGGCAATTCAACACAGTTTACAACACAAACCCTCGCCAACATGATGGAACGTCTTGGAATACATACCATTCCTGAGAAAATCAAGGTAGATAATGTAGCAGGTGTTATTGTTACAGCAAATCTCCCCCCCTTTTCAAAAAAGGGGAGCACAATCGATGTGCTTGTATCATCAATAGGTGATGCAAAAAGCCTTCAGGGTGGAACACTTGTCATGACACCCCTTAAGGGCGCTGATAACAATATATATGCAATAGCCCAGGGGGCGCTGCTGGTAGGAGGTTTTGCCTCTTCAGGGGCTGCAGGAGGCGGCGTACAGAAAAATCATCCTACAGTAGCACGAATACCTAGCGGAGCGCTGATTGAAAGGGAAATAGCCTTTGATTTCAATTCACTGGCAGATATAACTATTGCCCTTGACCGTCCGGATTTTACAACAGCACTCAGGGTATCTGAAGCCATAAACAATACACTCGGGACTAAAAATGCTATCCCTGTGGATGCAGGCACAATAAGGATTAAGATACCGGAGACATTTGCAGAGAATCATGTCACCCTGGTATCTTCACTTGAACAGATAGAGATTCAGCCTGATATGGAAGCAAGAATCGTGCTCTCTGAAAGAACCGGCACGGTCATAATGGGTGAAAAGGCAATGATTTCACCGATCGCTATTGCCCACGGAAACCTGAGTGTTGAGATCAAGGAGAAAAAGGATGTAAGTCAGCCTGCGCCATTCTCACAGGGTGAAACAGTGGTAACGCCGGATACCGAAGTGAATGTGACAGAAGAAAATAATAAATTCCTGCTTGTAAGCCCGGAAAAGGCAGATATAGGCAGTGTGGTTAAAGCATTGAATGCAATAGGGGTTTCACCAAGAGACCTTATAACAGTATTCCAGGCAATAAAGGCGAGCGGGGCCTTACAGGCTGAGCTTGAGATTATTTAG
- a CDS encoding hydrolase codes for MLELNNTILAVIDIQGNLAHAMHDKESLFKAAGQLINGSKCLDIPIILTEQNPKGLGPTIPEIRGLMPDVTSIPKISFSCCKERAFLDEVKKINKRQILISGIESHICIYQTTVELIDMGYEVHIVTDAVASRDPKNKELALKKMEHMGATMTCVEMALFELMKTAEHSRFRDIVKIIK; via the coding sequence ATGCTCGAATTGAACAATACTATACTCGCGGTAATAGATATTCAGGGAAACCTTGCACATGCTATGCATGATAAGGAGTCTCTGTTCAAGGCCGCAGGCCAGCTTATAAATGGCAGCAAATGCCTTGATATACCCATAATACTGACAGAACAGAACCCTAAGGGGCTTGGCCCCACGATCCCGGAGATCAGAGGGCTTATGCCTGATGTAACATCTATACCAAAGATCTCTTTCAGTTGCTGCAAGGAAAGGGCTTTTCTGGACGAAGTTAAAAAGATCAATAAAAGACAGATACTTATATCAGGTATTGAAAGTCATATCTGTATATATCAGACCACAGTCGAACTCATTGATATGGGCTATGAGGTGCATATTGTAACTGATGCTGTAGCATCAAGGGACCCTAAAAACAAGGAACTTGCCTTAAAGAAGATGGAACATATGGGCGCAACAATGACCTGTGTTGAAATGGCCCTTTTTGAACTTATGAAGACAGCAGAGCACTCCAGGTTCAGGGATATAGTTAAAATAATCAAGTAA